The Quercus robur chromosome 7, dhQueRobu3.1, whole genome shotgun sequence genome has a segment encoding these proteins:
- the LOC126691354 gene encoding uncharacterized protein LOC126691354, whose protein sequence is MAENQNLAMRNMVSNETEDGSGSVSELLELMHVEKCSKSIGRDVSIVTDKLWKKFQGREFLPQLISHFQLSSANVVVQSMRERKVWLKWETLYEAILKETVEFENKVSDRIRQLYKKENERKLSRQLKVCEVVKPITKKEGMQ, encoded by the exons ATGGCTGAGAATCAAAATTTGGCTATGAGAAACATGGTGAGCAATGAAACTGAAGATGGGTCTGGTTCTGTGTCAGAGTTGCTTGAG TTGATGCATGTGGAGAAGTGTTCCAAATCCATAGGAAGAGATGTGAGCATTGTGACTGATAAGTTGTGGAAGAAATTCCAAGGAAGAGAATTTCTTCCACAACTTATCAGTcactttcaactttcaagtgcTAATGTTGTGGTCCAAAGTATGAGGGAAAGGAAGGTGTGGTTAAAGTGGGAGACATTATATGAAGCAATACTGAAGGAAACTGTGGAGTTTGAGAACAAAGTGAGTGATCGGATTAGGCAACTTTACAagaaagagaatgagagaaaactgAGTAGGCAACTCAAGGTTTGCGAAGTGGTGAAACCCATCACAAAAAAAGAGGGGATGCAATGA